Below is a genomic region from Desulfobacter sp..
TGCTGTTCTCCCACACTTAAATGTTTAACCCGGGCATCCGGGTCAATGACAAGACCGAATCGGTCCATCAGGCGGGTGAGTTTTTTTCGGGCGTTTTTCCGATGGCTTTTCAGCGTCCAGACAGGTTCTGTGCCCAGGATAATATTGTCCAGTACACTCATGTTGCCGGCCAGGGTAAAGTGTTGATGGACCATGCCGACCCCGGCATTGAGCGCAGCTTTGGGCGAGCCTTGGGCCAGGGGCCTGCCGTTGATCTCAATTGTGCCCTCATCGGCCAGGTAATGGCCGAATAAAATGGACATGAGGGTGGTTTTCCCGGCCCCGTTTTCCCCGAGAAGAGCGATGATTTCTCCAGGGTTCAGGTCAAAGGAAACATCGTCATTGGCCAGGACCTGGCCGAATCGCTTGGTGATACCGGATAATTTAAGTACAGGGTCTGACATGGAATTTATCTGGCCTGTAAAAACAGGCTCCGATCCTTTTGTCCGGGCCGGAACCTGTCTGTTGGCTTACCTTGTGTTTAAAAGGTGGATTTGGGTTCGGTATCGTTGATTTCAACAATAAAGGTGCCGGCCTTGATCTGGTCTGCCTTGGCTTTAATATCCCCAGGAATTTTATCTTCAAATTCATAAAAGGGGGAAAGGCTTGCCCCGCCTTTTTTCATCATGGTCCATTCCTTATAATCTTCTGCCTTGAATTTTCCTGCCTTTACAAGGGCAATGGCGTTGTTTACGGCAGATTCCATGTGCCAGAGGGCAGAGGCCACAACCACGTCCTGCCCGTTTTCTTCCTTGTTCATGTCGTTGACATTGCCAAAGGCTAAGATCCCTTTTTCCCTTGCCGCATCCACAACCCCTGCACGTTCTGCATAGAGGACATCCACCCCTGCCTCTACCTGGGCATAGGCAAATTCTTTGGCCTTTGGCGGATCATACCAGGACCCGATAAAAGAGACCTTGAACTCAACTTTGGGATTTACGGATTTGGCACCCGCCATAAAGGCGTTAAAGAGCCGGTTGACTTCACCGATGGGATATCCGCCCACCATGCCGATTTTATTTGTTTTTGTCATTTGACCTGCAATCATGCCCATGAGAAAGCAGGGCTCGTGAATATAGTTGTCAAAGACGGAAAGATCGGGTTGGGCAGGCCCGAATGTGTCTCCCATGAGATAGGCAGTTTCGGGATAATCTTTGGCTACTTTTCTAACGTCCCTGGAAATACCGAATGCCTCGCCCACGATCAGGTCCATGCCGTTTTCAGAATATTCCCTGAGAACCCGGATATAATCGGTATTCGAGACTTTTTCAGAATAGACATACTCAATATCTCCGGCATCCGCAGCTTTTTGCAGGGCCTTATGAAGACAGGCATCCCATTTTTGCTGAATGGGCTGGGTATAGATTCCGGCCACCTTGATTTTATCTGCGGCCATGGCCTGGGCAGTAAATAATACACAGAACATTAGACTTGCAATCATCAATAAACGCTTCATAAATCATCCTTTTGCGGCAAAAAAGTTAAATAATCAGGGAATGTTCAGAATTCTGTGTCACGGTTTCGGTTCCCGGATCTGCCTCAGCGCCAGCGGAAGTAAAAGTCAGGTCCGAGAATGGGCCTTCAATCAGCCACGTCGGAGGAGTTGACTTTTGCTGGAGTGGAGTTCCTGGAACCATCTTTTCCATCTGTAAATAAATCCCTATCAAATTCCCAGCTCTTTATCCAGCCGGCCTTCAAAGAAAATTGCCAACTGGGAAATTGTCAGTGACCAATTTTGAATCGGCATTGTCCATTTTTTACTGGCGTTCTGGATCCCCATGTAAAGCAGCTTTAACAGGCTGTCCTGGTTCGGGAATGATCCCTTTGTTTTGGTCAGTTTTCGAAACTGTCGATGCACAGCCTCAATGGTATTTGTGGTGTATATTATCCGTCGAATCTCTTCTGGATATTTAAAGAAATGACTGAGGCGTTCCCAGTTGTTCCGCCAGGATTTTATCACAATCGGGTATTTGTCATTCCATTTATTTTCCAAGATATCCAGTTCTTCTTCGGCCAGATCCTTATTGACCGCTTTATAAACACGTTTTAGATCTGCCATAAATTCCTTTTTATTTTTGGAACCAACGTATTTCAATGAATTTCGGATCTGGTGGACTACGCAGAGTTGAACTTCTGTGTCCGGGAATATGGTCTCAATGGCCTCGGGAAAACCTTTTAGACCATCAACACAGGCAATCAGGATATCTTTTACCCCTCGGTTTGAAAGGTCTGTTAACACCTGCAGCCAGAAGTTCGCACCCTCATTCTCGGATATGTACAGCCCAAGAACCTCTTTGCGGCCCTCGATATTCACCCCAAGAATTGTGTAAACGGCCTTGCTGCCGACCTTTCCGTTTTCTCGTACTTTATAATGTATGGCATCAAGCCATACGATTGGGTACACATTTTCCAACGGCCTGGCCTGCCATTCTTTGACGGTATGGATGATTTTATCGGTAATGGTGCTCAGAGTGGCATTTGAAATCTCAAGTCCATAGATTTCCTGTAAATGGGAAGCCATATCATTATAACTCATGCCCAGGCCGTAAAGGGCTATTATCTTTCTTTCAATTTCATCGCTGAGCGTTGTCTGATGTTTTTTGACGATCTGTGGAGAGAAGGTTCCGGCCCTGTCACGCGGGGTTTTTAGCTCAAATTTACCATCCAGGGATTTAATGGTCTTTTTGCTTTTTCCATTACGGCGGTTGGCAGAAACTTCCTGC
It encodes:
- a CDS encoding BMP family protein, which gives rise to MKRLLMIASLMFCVLFTAQAMAADKIKVAGIYTQPIQQKWDACLHKALQKAADAGDIEYVYSEKVSNTDYIRVLREYSENGMDLIVGEAFGISRDVRKVAKDYPETAYLMGDTFGPAQPDLSVFDNYIHEPCFLMGMIAGQMTKTNKIGMVGGYPIGEVNRLFNAFMAGAKSVNPKVEFKVSFIGSWYDPPKAKEFAYAQVEAGVDVLYAERAGVVDAAREKGILAFGNVNDMNKEENGQDVVVASALWHMESAVNNAIALVKAGKFKAEDYKEWTMMKKGGASLSPFYEFEDKIPGDIKAKADQIKAGTFIVEINDTEPKSTF
- a CDS encoding IS256 family transposase, which encodes MTEENTEFDFQKALKGIQEGKPFTGKGGVLTSLIKNLAEAALEGELESHLGQEVSANRRNGKSKKTIKSLDGKFELKTPRDRAGTFSPQIVKKHQTTLSDEIERKIIALYGLGMSYNDMASHLQEIYGLEISNATLSTITDKIIHTVKEWQARPLENVYPIVWLDAIHYKVRENGKVGSKAVYTILGVNIEGRKEVLGLYISENEGANFWLQVLTDLSNRGVKDILIACVDGLKGFPEAIETIFPDTEVQLCVVHQIRNSLKYVGSKNKKEFMADLKRVYKAVNKDLAEEELDILENKWNDKYPIVIKSWRNNWERLSHFFKYPEEIRRIIYTTNTIEAVHRQFRKLTKTKGSFPNQDSLLKLLYMGIQNASKKWTMPIQNWSLTISQLAIFFEGRLDKELGI